The Chiloscyllium punctatum isolate Juve2018m chromosome 2, sChiPun1.3, whole genome shotgun sequence genome has a window encoding:
- the LOC140491432 gene encoding uncharacterized protein has product MESPSYIKECYNHCQAILQKLYEQRTIGLFCDIAVVVEGKTFHAHKNILSACSSYFYTTLSKNNQECTVVLDTVSLEGFSHLLEYFYTSKVPGCHMNDFLSAAQSLNVCVPVKLHVENSGINGNGQILDKEICKLRNVLVRNQEVEDLELLKRVKEDNSVRAASPSCKTELNNESIVNKKVHRPCLAEIKTRLQTARLARTIVSSRKPRCLKTSLTRVNGREGNQDIIAKSENCKVPCQWTKVSLSGSQREAGPEILNIAVGERDSKSGIHDSVKNSTSVLPSLNMESSLLTHCGRPKRSKGKPQKDSILITKNLSGDGDDILERKQLRCEGCKKLLPYTLYRSHQVSAGEELFRCDMCEKLFSYSCQLSQHQKTHHSKKSYQCDQCGKQLKSMEKLRDHVAYHGDARPHQCSLCDKAYKVKNDLTQHIRVKHMEASKGKPPLVQLCEFCGQAVKHYKSHKIFCSGIKKFQCKFCLQAFYRLSELKRHTWTHTGELPYQCRVCGKRCRHPSNLKKHIRTVHKEEIRVQIDKEHASPKLLKDFLPREMECDCTFKGSGNFVDRTDTRLSGSTDSTISSFGNAITISGAVSSMPHVVYTAPDNHNAMIPPIYTTVSTASERHHDKMISPLPSFKSLLTSPHVDMLQNPFHQTATLEQKHQ; this is encoded by the exons ATGGAAAGTCCTTCCTATATTAAGGAATGTTACAATCACTGTCAAGCAATTCTTCAGAAACTTTACGAACAGCGAACTATAGGTTTATTTTGTGATATTGCAGTTGTTGTGGAGGGAAAGACTTTTCATGCTCATAAAAACATCTTGTCTGCATGCAGCAGCTATTTCTATACAACCCTGAGCAAGAATAACCAGGAATGCACAGTTGTGCTAGATACAGTGAGTCTGGAGGGTTTTAGCCATTTGTTAGAATATTTTTATACGTCTAAGGTCCCAGGTTGTCACATGAATGACTTCCTTTCAGCTGCTCAGAGTTTGAATGTTTGTGTACCAGTAAAGCTTCACGTGGAGAATAGTGGAATTAATGGTAATGGCCAAATATTAGACAAAGAGATCTGTAAATTAAGGAATGTTCTTGTAAGAAACCAAGAAGTGGAAGACCTAGAACTCCTTAAGAGAGTGAAGGAAGATAATTCTGTGCGGGCGGCAAGTCCATCTTGCAAGACTGAATTGAACAATGAATCAATTGTTAACAAAAAGGTTCACAGACCATGCTTGGCTGAAATCAAAACTCGATTGCAGACTGCCAGATTAGCTAGAACAATTGTTTCTAGCAGAAAACCCAGATGTCTAAAGACCAGCCTAACTCGTGTGAATGGGAGAGAAGGGAATCAAGATATTATTGCCAAATCAGAAAATTGTAAGGTTCCATGTCAGTGGACAAAAGTGAGCTTAAGTGGATCCCAGAGAGAGGCTGGACCTGAAATACTAAATATtgctgtgggggagagagactcaAAGAGTGGTATACATGATAGTGTCAAAAATAGCACCAGTGTTTTGCCATCTTTGAATATGGAATCTTCGCTACTGACACATTGTGGGAGGCCAAAACGATCAAAGGGGAAACCACAGAAAGATTCTATATTAATAACCAAGAACCTTTCAGGAGATGGAGATGACATTCTGGAAAGGAAACAACTGAGATGTGAAGGTTGTAAGAAGCTGCTGCCGTATACACTCTACCGCTCCCATCAGGTTTCTGCTGGTGAGGAGTTGTTCAGGTGTGACATGTGTGAGAAATTGTTCAGTTACAG TTGTCAGCTTAGTCAACACCAGAAAACCCACCACAGCAAGAAATCATATCAGTGTGACCAGTGTGGGAAACAACTCAAGTCCATGGAAAAGCTCCGCGACCATGTGGCATACCATGGGGATGCCAGGCCCCATCAGTGTAGCCTGTGTGACAAAGCATATAAAGTGAAAA ATGATCTAACCCAGCACATCCGTGTGAAGCATATGGAAGCATCAAAGGGAAAACCACCCCTGGTGCAGCTGTGTGAATTCTGCGGTCAGGCTGTAAAACACTACAAGAGCCACAAGATTTTCTGCAG TGGGATTAAAAAGTTCCAGTGCAAGTTCTGTCTGCAGGCATTTTATCGCTTGTCAGAGCTGAAGAGGCATACATGGACCCACACAGGGGAGCTGCCTTATCAGTGCCGT GTCTGTGGAAAGCGTTGCCGTCATCCAAGTAACCTCAAGAAACACATTCGAACAGTTCACAAAGAGGAAATCCGAGTGCAGATCGACAAGGAGCATGCCTCTCCGAAGCTTCTCAAAGACTTTCTACCTCGAGAGATGGAGTGTGATTGCACGTTCAAGGGAAGCGGTAACTTCGTGGACAGGACTGATACTCGGTTGAGTGGATCAACTGATTCTACGATATCCTCTTTTGGAAATGCCATAACAATCTCTGGTGCAGTGTCCAGCATGCCACATGTGGTCTACACTGCTCCTGATAATCATAATGCTATGATCCCGCCTATATATACAACTGTCTCCACTGCTTCAGAAAGACATCATGATAAGATGATTAGTCCACTTCCGTCTTTCAAGTCCCTCCTTACTAGCCCCCATGTAGATATGCTGCAGAATCCATTTCACCAGACAGCAACCTTAGAGCAGAAGCACCAGTAA